From one Geoalkalibacter halelectricus genomic stretch:
- a CDS encoding type II toxin-antitoxin system RelE/ParE family toxin, protein MNYRIRYTRAAKDDLVRLYGFLVERDVDAARKALDSIQKGIEFLQEFPFTCRKATPEDPLLREMIISFGAMGYVVLFEIENSKTVTILAVRHQREEDYH, encoded by the coding sequence GTGAATTATCGGATTCGCTATACACGAGCAGCTAAGGACGATCTTGTTCGGCTCTATGGTTTCCTTGTTGAACGGGACGTTGATGCTGCACGTAAAGCCCTAGATTCCATTCAGAAGGGCATAGAATTTCTACAGGAATTCCCCTTCACCTGCCGGAAGGCAACGCCCGAAGATCCTCTGTTGCGCGAAATGATCATTTCTTTTGGTGCAATGGGGTATGTCGTTCTTTTCGAAATTGAGAACAGTAAGACCGTAACCATTTTAGCGGTTCGGCACCAGCGCGAGGAGGACTATCACTAA